A single Triticum dicoccoides isolate Atlit2015 ecotype Zavitan chromosome 2A, WEW_v2.0, whole genome shotgun sequence DNA region contains:
- the LOC119358583 gene encoding bisdemethoxycurcumin synthase-like, whose translation MTSESWSPKVSEIRCAQRKEGSAAVLAIGTANPANQVSQEEYPDYYFRVTKSEHLTDRKDTFKIICGLTGLENRFFYHSEELLNSHPELLDRTSPSLEARQDIVAKAAPQLAASAARKAIAKWGRPATDITHVVVSTNDVGAPSVDVFLVSLLGLRTNVRRTMLQLTGCSAGCATLRLAKDLAENNHGARVLVACVELSIAGLCSPGEGESLDALITHALFGDGAGVVIIGADPVHPVEQALFELVSVSQTVVPRTEHMLTLRMGSYGNHGKVSTKLTQVVAQNIEQCLMEAFGPTGLIVDWNDLFWAVHPGSRLMLDQIDETLKLAPTKLAASRTILQNYGNMFSATVIFVLDELRRRMEEGEPADWGAMVGFGPGFTMETVVLRATGFLKKS comes from the exons ATGACCTCAGAAAGCTGGTCACCGAAGGTCAGCGAGATCCGGTGTGCGCAGCGTAAGGAAGGCTCCGCCGCCGTGCTGGCTATTGGAACCGCAAACCCAGCCAACCAAGTGTCCCAGGAAGAGTACCCTGACTACTATTTCCGTGTTACCAAGAGCGAGCACCTTACTGACCGCAAAGACACATTCAAGATAATAT GTGGTCTAACGGGCCTGGAGAATCGTTTCTTTTACCACTCGGAGGAACTACTCAACTCCCACCCAGAGTTGCTGGACCGCACGTCGCCTTCCCTCGAGGCTCGGCAGGATATCGTGGCCAAGGCTGCTCCACAGCTGGCGGCATCAGCCGCAAGGAAGGCCATCGCAAAGTGGGGCCGTCCGGCCACTGACATCACCCACGTCGTAGTCAGCACCAACGATGTCGGCGCCCCAAGCGTCGACGTATTCTTGGTTTCACTCCTTGGCCTTCGCACCAACGTCCGCCGTACGATGCTCCAGCTTACCGGCTGCTCTGCCGGGTGTGCAACATTGCGCCTGGCCAAGGACCTCGCTGAGAACAACCATGGCGCACGCGTCCTCGTTGCATGTGTGGAGCTCTCCATTGCTGGCCTCTGTAGCCCCGGCGAAGGCGAGAGCTTAGACGCCCTCATTACTCATGCACTGTTCGGTGATGGGGCCGGTGTGGTTATCATCGGCGCGGATCCCGTTCACCCGGTCGAGCAGGCGTTGTTTGAGTTGGTGTCAGTTTCCCAGACCGTCGTTCCCAGAACCGAGCATATGCTCACCCtgaggatggggagctacggcaatCATGGCAAAGTTTCCACCAAACTGACCCAAGTGGTGGCACAAAACATCGAACAATGTCTGATGGAAGCATTTGGTCCAACTGGCTTGATCGTCGACTGGAATGACCTCTTCTGGGCAGTGCACCCCGGCAGCCGTTTGATGTTGGACCAAATTGATGAGACCCTCAAGTTGGCGCCCACAAAGCTAGCAGCAAGCCGAACAATTCTACAAAACTACGGGAACATGTTCAGTGCCACCGTGATCTTCGTCCTTGATGAGCTCCGGCGCCGAATGGAGGAAGGAGAACCAGCAGACTGGGGGGCCATGGTGGGATTTGGACCAGGTTTCACCATGGAGACGGTGGTGCTGCGCGCAACTGGCTTTTTAAAGAAAAGTTAG